DNA from Podarcis muralis chromosome 13, rPodMur119.hap1.1, whole genome shotgun sequence:
tatttgcaccctgcccatctggctgggtttccccagccactctggacggcttccacaaagaccaaaaatacactaagttgtcacacattaaaaacttccctgatctTAAGCatgtatagttgttgttttttaaagcctgcGTTTAAAAATCCAGCTTCTATTGTGCTAGCCATCCAAAACCTCAGCAGACGCTTAATATAGAATAAAACCACATCCAAATCTAACAGAAACCTTCGCTATAAGGACAGATAAAATAGAGGAGAGTCTCGTGTGAACTGTGTAAATCAGATCTACAATTAATGGCTATTTTATCTAAATTCTTTGCCCTGATCTTCCTAGCTGCCAGAGCAACTTTATAAGTTGTAAAGTTGACAGcatcactcagcagccatttcaccttCTCGTAGTTAAAACGatagtttttttattaaaaaataatttcccccctgttTACTGCTACCTCCAGTccccttcctttattttcccttctgtgGAATTTCAGATTGTAAGCTCCCAAAGGCCTATATTCTGTAAGGAACCAGGCAGTTGTGGGTTCAAACCGCCAATTGGGCGGAAGATTCCTCCATTGGCGGACTTTATGACCCTCAGGATGCTTTCCAGCGATATAATTCTGTGTCAATTTTTAGTGCTgttaatatatataattaaagaaagaaagaagaggcatGCAGTACCGTCATGTTTATCACCCAGGAGCTGTAAGCCTTAATCTTTCTTATTGCATGTTAAAATACATAGTAGTTGGGCCTCCCAGAGTTTCTGGATCAGGTATGGAAACTTGTGGCCCTTGGAACATTATTGGACTCTGGTGATCATCTTCAGCCAGTGTGGCAAATTGCCAGGAGTGACGGAGATTGTATTCCACAAAATCTGGAGGAGCACACCAGTTCCCCATACCTGGTGAACAGGGTGGGTTTCCCTGGGTGGTGTGACGTAGGTAGTAggttttctttcatttatttcgtTTTGAAGAGCTGAAAGTTTTCATCTATTAAAATTGAATATCAAGTAGCCATGCATGAAACTGCTTAGGTTTCGCGCATCACTCTTTAAAACTCGTCGTTTAATTCATCTTAATAGACCGGTACAGCTTATTGGAGCTGAACAAGAGAGCAGTTGGTCATGTCAGCGGTGATGAAAGAGTGGTTTTGCGTAGAAAAGGGGCTTGTGGGTGGAGAAAACCCTTACTGTTTTGGGAGAAGCGAAGCAGACCTTAAAAAGTGGTAGACGTTGCCTGGGTCTTGGGCTAACTGTATGTCTTTCATCCCTGTCTCCATAACAGGACGTGGTGGTTCCTCTGGTGCGAAATTTCGCATCTCCCTTGGTCTCCCTGTGGGAGCAGTTATAAACTGCGCAGACAACACTGGTATGTAGTAGTTGGAAAAAATAATATAGTACACCCCACTTGTTCTTCTTTAAGCTGTATTACGAGAAAAGCTGAGGTGCTGAAGTTTTGTTGCTTGTTTTAGAATTTTGCTGTGCAACTGTGGAAAGGTACAAGTGTTCTTCTATGATTTGCCTGTAAAAGGTTCTGTGTTCAATCTGCGCCATCTCCAGCTGGGATGAGAAAGCCAGCAGTCTTGAGATtcttgggagctgctgccagccaaccTAAGCTCTAGCTTACCTTCGAATTTTGGGTTGCAAGCATCagggcagaaggaggaggaggcagttgGAAGAAGCTTCCCTACGGTGCATTGATCAGCATGCAACTTACTATTCctcttatctgaagaagtgtgcatgcacacgaaagcttatacagtggtatcttgggttaagtatttaatttgttccggaggtctgttcttaacctgaagcaccactttagctaatggagccgcctgctgccgccgcaccgccagagcacgatttttgttctcatcctgaagcaaagttcttaacccgaggtactatttctgggttagcggagtctgtaacctgaagcatatataacccaaggtaccactgtaccaagaacaaacttaattggtctctaaggtgctactagacaatttattatatacattttgactgcatcagaccaacacagctacctacctgaatctattctTAGGTTGGTGTAGATGTTTGCTGGCTTTTTGTTCAGTCAGAATGGTGGCATATCATGACGTGGGTTCCACGAAGGGTGATTTATGGATTCTTGATCCTAGCTGGGGAGAGAGGGGTAAAAGTGAATTCCTTTGCCTTGATCTCTTTCCATTTTGAATTTGTGAGAAGGAGCGGCCCTTATTCAGTTCTGACTCTAAACAGCAATGCTCATCAAAAATGTAACTGGGCAGAAGCAGCAGGTTTCCCCTTCTGAAAAGCACTTGTTGGGTCTGCTTTCCCGTGGCCCAGGGAGTTGTCGTAGAAGGGTACAGCAATAGCACAACTTTTGGGTGAGGTGACAGCTTGTGCTGCTTTGCTTCAATCAGTTGTGTCACATATACTTGAAGAGGAAGTCTCTTTAACCTTTGCTCCGGGATGAATAGAATGAGAATGATTCTGTTTCCTTTGCAGGGGCCAAAAATCTATACATCATCTCTGTGAAAGGGATTAAGGGGCGCCTGAATAGGCTGCCAGCTGCTGGTGTGGGAGACATGGTAATGGCTACTGTCAAGAAAGGCAAACCAGAACTCAGGAAGAAAGGTGAGTGGTGGAGGAAGCTGGATTCATGGATTTGAAGCCCCCTTACTGTGTTAATTGTATTGCGACTATGGGTAGCGAGAAAATAGCTGATCATAAGGCAGAACAGTGTTGTGACCTTAATTGTGTTGATGAGAGATGGAATGagccattttaaaataatggaatatatatatatatatatatatatatatatatatatatatatatatacacacacacacacacatacgtacatatgtacacacacacacacacacacacacacacatatatatatatatatatatatatatatatatatatgcaggttttggtgtcctcgggtgtcttcccgtgtaaaagttggggtgtctaggcgacgtttcgacgaggtctcactcgtcatcttcaggctggtgctttcggcttcttgttactggaacagagcaggatctcagtgtttgagttcctataaatcaacagtatttataggaactcaaacactgagatcctgctctgttccagtaacaagaagccgaaagcaccagcctgaagatgacgagtgagacctcgtcgaaacgtcgcctagacaccccaacttttacacgggaagacacccgaggacaccaaaacctgcattcctgtacccgtgaaaatctacgaaagcatatatatatatatatatatacatacacacacacacacacacacacacacgtagtgtTTGTGCGTGTTTTAGTGTTAGTCTCCCAGAGGGCAGGTGGATCCTCACGTTAGTGTTGGATGCTATGCCCAGAGCCAAATATATGCTGCactcaaaaaaacattttgctccAAGAAAAGGTGAATTGTGTCCTGTAGTTTAAATAATATGCTGGCCATTGATGTCCTGTCCATTAGAAATCCTGCTTCAGAGCCAAGGCTAGCTAGGTCCACCGAAACCTATGTACTCTACATCTTGTTTTCATTGAATTAAATGGTAGGCTTAAGCCTATATAATCCATACACATATACTATCAACTATAGAGCCCTAAGGAAATTGATGTTTAGGAGGGTGCATATTACCTTTGAGTTTAAGCCCAAGGGTTTTGGTGTACCTGTGCTGCATATTCTTTATTCGGCAGCTTGTACtgaatttctcttcctttctgcagTGCATCCGGCAGTTGTGATTCGTCAACGGAAATCGTATAGGAGAAAAGACGGGGTGTTTTTGTACTTTGAAGACAATGCGGGGGTCATAGTAAACAACAAAGGGGAAATGAAAGGTATGGTTGCTGACTTGGGAGTAGGAAGCAAAGAGAGTCCCACCCCGCCCCCCCTGCAAAAGCCACAGTAAGCTTGCAACTTGCGTGGGGCAGAGGTTGCGTTCTGGGGGGTTGCACATGAAGCTGAAATTGCATATAATCAGAACAAGCTCAGAACTGCCCCCATGCGACCCTCCCTACATTTCTGAAGCCAGtgggcctcctcccccccccccccaagacttgCTTAGCTGTCTCTGGAAGGCCCACAGCCTGGGCAAAACCAAAATCCCAGGGCCTAGTAAGCAAGGCGGAGGAagtgcttaaaagctctttctgcactgAGAAAACCCAgcatggaaagagcttttaagctctccccCTTGCGTGCGTTTAATTTGTGTGATTGTAGCTGGCCGGCCGTAATTGCGCAAGTAAAAAGAGTGCAAATTGCGAGTCAACTATATTGTGAATTGATTGCTTCAGGTTTGGCTTTGCAGCTGATGCTGCCATGCCAGTGTGTTGATGACTTCTTCCCAAGACTCATTTATTAAATACAAATTCAGTAAATATGTTTCATAGGAATTCCTTTGCCAGTGTTTAATGGTGGTTTTTACAATTTTTGCCCCCTCCAGGCTCTGCTATCACAGGCCCCGTAGCCAAGGAATGTGCAGATCTGTGGCCCAGGATCGCCTCCAACGCTGGCAGCATTG
Protein-coding regions in this window:
- the RPL23 gene encoding large ribosomal subunit protein uL14, coding for MSKRGRGGSSGAKFRISLGLPVGAVINCADNTGAKNLYIISVKGIKGRLNRLPAAGVGDMVMATVKKGKPELRKKVHPAVVIRQRKSYRRKDGVFLYFEDNAGVIVNNKGEMKGSAITGPVAKECADLWPRIASNAGSIA